In Candidatus Promineifilum breve, one genomic interval encodes:
- a CDS encoding BrnT family toxin, with the protein MKTEWDTRKADRNVRKHGVDFDEAATVFLNPLALIFTDEWHSEVEERELIIGHSGDGRLLVVCFTARGESVRIISARQATAKEQKGYEENALR; encoded by the coding sequence ATGAAAACCGAGTGGGACACGAGGAAAGCGGACAGGAATGTGCGTAAGCACGGAGTCGACTTTGACGAAGCAGCCACCGTATTCTTAAATCCCCTCGCTCTGATTTTCACTGACGAATGGCATTCTGAAGTGGAGGAAAGAGAACTCATTATCGGTCACTCAGGCGATGGGCGACTCCTCGTCGTATGTTTTACAGCGCGCGGCGAGAGCGTTCGTATCATCAGTGCTCGGCAGGCGACCGCGAAGGAGCAAAAAGGCTATGAAGAAAATGCGCTCAGATAA
- a CDS encoding type II toxin-antitoxin system Phd/YefM family antitoxin, with the protein MPKVITSTELQKQTREAIDYARVERDAVIVETYGRPMAVILSYDEYNAYMEYKAGQEQRAARFALLREAAAENAAYNELSEEEAMQLVEEVRQEIVGL; encoded by the coding sequence ATGCCCAAAGTCATTACGTCCACGGAACTACAGAAGCAAACGCGCGAAGCGATCGATTACGCGCGCGTCGAGCGGGACGCCGTTATCGTTGAAACCTATGGGCGGCCGATGGCGGTGATTCTTTCCTACGATGAGTACAATGCCTACATGGAATATAAGGCCGGTCAGGAACAGCGGGCGGCGCGATTCGCGTTGTTGCGGGAAGCGGCAGCCGAGAATGCTGCCTACAACGAGTTGTCGGAAGAGGAAGCGATGCAGTTGGTGGAGGAAGTTCGGCAGGAAATTGTCGGATTGTAG
- a CDS encoding phenylacetate--CoA ligase family protein, with translation MDERTLHDIIQHAYANSPAFRARLDGAGVRPEDVKSVADLTAVPVLTKDEAIALQQAEPPFGGMLAAPLSAVSHIFFSPGPLYEPGPEEDDAAWDTAVKMLREVGFGAGEIILNSLSYHLVPAGYLFDGAFTRLGATVIPAGTGPTELQLQMAATLGATGYVGTPSFLLSLMQKAEEKGVGLQLHRAVVTAEPLPPALRQTLTRQYGLGVINTYATAELGVLAVNTGEGMAMRLLPEPLIQVVNPDSGQPVGPGETGEVVVTNTNRLYPLIRFGTGDLAMNVDPRPGESAQEERAIILVGRRGEAVKVRGMFLHPNQLRFAAAQVPGVRAMQAIITRPDGGRDHLALRVDAPLPEGEGEGEGLRAAIAEGLKGAVQGVCRVKVDEVGFGEVGSDMPPVVDEREWQ, from the coding sequence ATGGACGAGCGCACATTGCACGACATCATCCAACACGCCTACGCCAATTCGCCCGCTTTCCGGGCGCGGCTCGATGGGGCGGGGGTCAGGCCGGAAGACGTCAAGAGCGTCGCCGATCTGACCGCCGTGCCGGTGCTGACCAAGGACGAGGCCATCGCCCTGCAACAGGCCGAGCCGCCCTTCGGCGGGATGCTGGCCGCGCCGCTGTCGGCCGTCAGCCACATCTTCTTCTCGCCCGGCCCGCTCTATGAACCGGGGCCGGAAGAGGACGACGCCGCCTGGGACACTGCGGTGAAGATGCTGCGCGAGGTGGGCTTTGGCGCGGGGGAGATCATCCTCAACAGCCTGTCGTACCATCTCGTGCCCGCCGGCTATTTGTTCGACGGCGCGTTCACCCGGCTGGGGGCGACGGTCATCCCCGCCGGCACCGGCCCGACCGAGTTGCAGTTGCAGATGGCTGCCACTCTGGGCGCGACCGGCTACGTGGGCACGCCCAGCTTCCTGTTGAGCCTGATGCAGAAGGCCGAGGAGAAAGGCGTGGGCCTGCAACTGCACCGCGCCGTGGTCACGGCCGAGCCGCTGCCGCCCGCCCTGCGCCAGACGCTGACCCGGCAGTATGGGCTGGGGGTCATCAACACCTACGCCACGGCCGAACTTGGTGTGCTGGCCGTCAATACCGGCGAAGGCATGGCGATGCGCCTGCTGCCGGAGCCGCTCATCCAGGTCGTCAACCCCGACAGCGGCCAGCCGGTCGGCCCGGGCGAGACGGGCGAGGTCGTGGTCACCAACACCAATCGGCTCTACCCGCTCATCCGCTTCGGCACGGGCGATCTGGCGATGAACGTCGATCCGCGGCCGGGGGAAAGCGCGCAAGAGGAGCGGGCGATCATTCTCGTCGGCCGGCGCGGCGAGGCGGTGAAGGTGCGCGGCATGTTCCTGCACCCCAACCAGTTGCGCTTCGCCGCCGCCCAGGTTCCCGGCGTGCGGGCCATGCAGGCCATCATCACCCGGCCCGACGGCGGGCGCGACCACCTGGCCCTGCGCGTCGATGCCCCTCTCCCCGAGGGAGAGGGTGAGGGAGAGGGTCTTCGCGCGGCCATCGCCGAGGGGTTGAAGGGGGCGGTGCAGGGGGTTTGTCGGGTGAAGGTGGATGAGGTGGGGTTTGGGGAGGTGGGGAGTGATATGCCCCCCGTGGTTGATGAGCGCGAATGGCAGTAG
- a CDS encoding ABC transporter ATP-binding protein, with protein sequence MLKVNNIEVVYNDVILVLRGVTLEVGAGQIVALLGANGAGKSTTLKAISGLLHTQQGEVTRGNVELDGERLDRLSPEEIVRRGIVQVHEGRPLFRHLTVEENLRSGALFRGGSGAALRDDLDGVYDYFPRLKEFRHRTSGYLSGGEQQMVVIGRALMAKPRLMLLDEPSLGLAPLLVQSIFEIIGRINREAGVSILLVEQNANVALQTATYAYVMENGRVVLDGTAHNLAQNADIKEFYLGLTAVGERKSYRDVKHYKRRKRWLG encoded by the coding sequence ATGCTTAAGGTCAACAACATCGAGGTCGTCTACAACGACGTGATCCTGGTCTTGCGCGGCGTCACCCTGGAGGTGGGCGCGGGGCAGATCGTGGCCCTGCTGGGGGCCAACGGCGCGGGCAAATCGACGACGCTCAAGGCCATCTCCGGCCTGCTGCACACCCAGCAGGGCGAGGTGACCCGCGGCAACGTTGAACTGGACGGCGAACGCCTAGACCGCCTCAGCCCGGAGGAGATCGTCCGGCGCGGCATCGTGCAGGTGCACGAGGGCCGGCCGCTCTTCCGCCACCTGACCGTGGAGGAGAATCTGCGCTCCGGGGCGCTCTTTCGCGGCGGGTCGGGGGCGGCGCTGCGCGACGATCTGGACGGCGTCTACGACTATTTCCCGCGCCTGAAGGAGTTTCGCCACCGCACCAGCGGCTATCTCTCCGGCGGCGAGCAGCAAATGGTGGTCATCGGCCGGGCGCTGATGGCTAAGCCCAGGCTGATGCTGCTCGATGAGCCGTCATTGGGGCTGGCCCCGCTGCTGGTGCAGAGCATCTTCGAGATCATCGGCCGCATCAACCGCGAGGCGGGCGTGTCCATCCTGCTGGTGGAGCAAAACGCCAACGTCGCCCTACAGACGGCGACCTACGCCTACGTGATGGAGAACGGCCGCGTTGTGCTCGACGGCACGGCCCACAATCTGGCCCAGAACGCCGACATCAAGGAGTTCTATCTGGGCCTGACCGCCGTTGGCGAGCGCAAGAGCTACCGCGACGTGAAGCATTATAAGCGGCGGAAGCGCTGGCTCGGATAG